Proteins from one Salmonella bongori NCTC 12419 genomic window:
- the argG gene encoding argininosuccinate synthase: MTTILKHLPAGQRIGIAFSGGLDTSAALLWMRQKGAVPYAYTANLGQPDEDDYDAIPRRAMEYGAENARLIDCRKQLVAEGIAAIQCGAFHNTTGGLTYFNTTPLGRAVTGTMLVAAMKEDGVNIWGDGSTYKGNDIERFYRYGLLTNAELQIYKPWLDTDFIDELGGRHEMSEFMIACGFDYKMSVEKAYSTDSNMLGATHEAKDLEFLNSSVKIVNPIMGVKFWDESVKIPAEVVTVRFEQGHPVALNGKTFSDDVEMMLEANRIGGRHGLGMSDQIENRIIEAKSRGIYEAPGMALLHIAYERLLTGIHNEDTIEQYHAHGRQLGRLLYQGRWFDSQALMLRDGLQRWVASQISGEVTLELRRGNDYSILNTVSDNLTYKPERLTMEKGDSVFSPDDRIGQLTMRNLDITDTREKLFSYAKTGLLSSSASTGVPQVENLENRAK; this comes from the coding sequence ATGACGACGATTCTTAAGCATCTTCCAGCAGGTCAACGTATTGGTATCGCTTTTTCCGGCGGTCTGGACACCAGCGCCGCACTGCTGTGGATGCGACAAAAAGGAGCTGTCCCATATGCCTATACTGCGAATCTGGGACAACCGGATGAGGATGACTATGACGCCATTCCTCGTCGCGCAATGGAGTATGGCGCAGAGAACGCTCGCCTGATTGATTGCCGCAAGCAGCTGGTTGCAGAAGGGATCGCGGCGATTCAGTGCGGAGCTTTCCATAATACGACTGGCGGACTGACCTATTTCAATACCACGCCGCTGGGTCGTGCCGTGACTGGCACAATGCTGGTCGCCGCCATGAAAGAAGACGGTGTGAATATCTGGGGCGATGGTAGTACCTATAAAGGCAACGATATTGAACGTTTCTACCGTTACGGCCTGCTGACCAATGCGGAACTGCAGATTTACAAACCATGGCTCGATACCGACTTTATCGATGAGCTGGGCGGTCGCCATGAGATGTCTGAGTTTATGATTGCCTGCGGCTTCGACTACAAAATGTCCGTTGAAAAAGCCTACTCCACCGACTCCAACATGTTGGGCGCGACGCACGAAGCGAAAGACCTCGAGTTCCTGAATTCCAGCGTCAAAATCGTCAACCCGATTATGGGCGTGAAGTTCTGGGACGAAAGCGTGAAGATCCCGGCAGAAGTTGTGACCGTCCGCTTCGAGCAGGGCCACCCTGTAGCCCTGAACGGTAAAACCTTCAGCGATGATGTTGAAATGATGCTGGAAGCGAATCGCATCGGTGGCCGCCACGGCCTGGGCATGAGCGACCAAATTGAAAACCGCATCATTGAAGCGAAAAGCCGTGGCATTTATGAAGCCCCCGGGATGGCACTGCTGCACATCGCTTATGAGCGTTTACTGACCGGTATCCACAATGAAGATACCATCGAACAGTATCATGCCCATGGCCGCCAACTGGGTCGTCTGCTGTATCAGGGTCGCTGGTTCGATTCTCAGGCGCTGATGCTGCGTGATGGCCTGCAGCGTTGGGTCGCCAGCCAGATTAGCGGGGAAGTGACGCTGGAACTGCGTCGCGGTAACGACTACTCCATTCTGAATACTGTATCCGATAATCTGACCTACAAGCCGGAGCGCTTGACGATGGAGAAAGGGGATTCTGTGTTCTCACCAGACGATCGTATCGGCCAGTTGACTATGCGTAATCTGGATATCACCGATACCCGTGAGAAACTGTTCAGTTATGCGAAAACCGGATTACTCTCCTCTTCTGCTTCCACTGGCGTGCCGCAGGTTGAGAATCTGGAAAATAGAGCGAAGTAA
- the rimP gene encoding ribosome maturation factor RimP: MSTLEQKLTEMITAPVEALGYELVGIEFIRGRTSTLRIYIDSEDGINVDDCADVSHQVSAVLDVEDPISVAYNLEVSSPGLDRPMFTADHYARFLGEEVALVLRMAVQNRRKWQGIIKAVDGEMITVTVEGKDEVFALSNIQKANLVPHF, encoded by the coding sequence TTGTCCACATTAGAGCAAAAATTAACAGAGATGATTACAGCACCAGTTGAAGCCTTGGGTTATGAGCTGGTCGGCATCGAATTTATTCGCGGTCGCACATCCACACTGCGCATCTATATTGATAGTGAAGATGGCATCAATGTTGATGATTGCGCTGATGTGAGCCACCAGGTAAGCGCGGTGCTGGACGTTGAAGATCCTATCTCCGTGGCTTACAACCTGGAAGTCTCGTCACCGGGTCTCGACCGTCCTATGTTCACTGCCGATCATTATGCGCGTTTCCTGGGTGAAGAGGTCGCGCTGGTTCTTCGCATGGCGGTACAAAACCGCCGCAAGTGGCAGGGCATTATCAAAGCGGTGGACGGTGAAATGATCACCGTCACAGTCGAAGGCAAAGATGAAGTGTTCGCGCTGAGTAATATCCAGAAGGCGAACCTGGTTCCCCACTTTTAA
- the folP gene encoding dihydropteroate synthase, producing MKLFAQGATLDLTHPHVMGILNVTPDSFSDGGAHNTLVEAVKHANLMVNAGATIIDVGGESTRPGAAEVSVEEELERVIPVLEAIAQRFEVWISVDTSRPEVIREAASAGAHIINDIRSLSVPGALEAAAEADLPVCLMHMQGNPKTMQDAPKYDDVFAEVNRYFIEQIARCEKAGIAKEKLLLDPGFGFGKNLSHNYTLLARLSEFHHFNLPLLVGMSRKSMVGQLLNVGPSDRLNGSLACAVIAAMQGAQIIRVHDVKETVEAMRVVEATLSAKGNKRYE from the coding sequence ATGAAACTCTTCGCTCAGGGCGCCACGCTCGATCTCACTCATCCACATGTTATGGGTATCCTGAACGTGACGCCGGATTCTTTTTCCGACGGCGGCGCGCACAACACTCTGGTGGAGGCGGTGAAACATGCGAATTTAATGGTGAATGCCGGAGCGACTATCATTGATGTCGGCGGCGAATCAACACGACCAGGCGCGGCGGAAGTGAGCGTGGAAGAAGAACTGGAGCGCGTTATTCCGGTGCTGGAAGCCATAGCGCAACGTTTTGAAGTATGGATTTCCGTGGATACCTCCAGGCCGGAGGTGATCCGGGAAGCTGCCAGCGCGGGCGCGCACATCATCAACGATATCCGTTCGCTCTCGGTGCCTGGCGCATTGGAAGCCGCGGCAGAAGCCGATTTGCCGGTCTGTCTTATGCATATGCAGGGAAATCCCAAAACTATGCAGGATGCGCCGAAATACGACGATGTCTTTGCCGAGGTAAATCGCTACTTTATTGAGCAAATAGCACGTTGTGAGAAGGCTGGCATCGCAAAAGAGAAATTGTTACTCGACCCCGGATTCGGTTTCGGTAAAAATCTCTCTCACAACTATACCTTACTGGCACGGCTGAGTGAGTTTCATCATTTTAACCTGCCGCTGCTGGTGGGCATGTCACGTAAATCGATGGTTGGCCAGTTACTTAACGTAGGACCATCAGACCGTCTGAACGGCAGTCTCGCGTGCGCAGTAATTGCCGCAATGCAGGGTGCGCAGATCATTCGCGTCCATGACGTCAAAGAAACCGTAGAAGCGATGCGGGTGGTAGAAGCCACTCTGTCTGCAAAGGGAAACAAACGCTATGAGTAA
- the rlmE gene encoding 23S rRNA (uridine(2552)-2'-O)-methyltransferase RlmE produces MTGKKRSASSSRWLQEHFSDKYVQQAQKKGLRSRAWFKLDEIQQSDKLFKPGMTVVDLGAAPGGWSQYVVSQIGGKGRIIACDLLPMDPIVGVDFLQGDFRDELVMKALLERVGDSKVQVVMSDMAPNMSGTPAVDIPRAMYLVELALEMCRDVLAPGGSFVVKVFQGEGFDEYLREIRSLFTKVKVRKPDSSRARSREVYIVATGRK; encoded by the coding sequence ATGACAGGTAAAAAGCGTTCTGCCAGCTCAAGCCGCTGGCTTCAGGAACACTTTAGCGATAAATATGTTCAACAGGCGCAGAAAAAGGGGCTACGCTCCCGTGCCTGGTTTAAACTTGATGAAATACAGCAAAGTGACAAACTCTTTAAGCCGGGAATGACGGTAGTCGATCTCGGTGCTGCGCCAGGAGGCTGGTCACAATATGTGGTCTCGCAGATTGGCGGCAAAGGGCGCATCATCGCTTGCGATCTTTTACCTATGGATCCTATCGTTGGTGTGGACTTTCTTCAGGGCGATTTTCGTGATGAACTTGTCATGAAAGCGTTACTGGAACGCGTGGGTGACAGTAAAGTACAAGTTGTCATGTCGGATATGGCACCAAACATGAGCGGAACACCGGCGGTGGATATCCCCCGCGCCATGTATCTGGTGGAGCTGGCGTTAGAGATGTGCCGTGATGTGCTGGCGCCAGGCGGAAGTTTTGTAGTGAAGGTGTTCCAGGGCGAAGGTTTCGATGAGTATCTAAGGGAAATTCGCTCCCTGTTTACGAAAGTCAAAGTTCGTAAGCCGGACTCTTCGCGTGCGCGTTCGCGTGAAGTGTACATTGTAGCGACCGGGCGAAAGTGA
- the glmM gene encoding phosphoglucosamine mutase, whose protein sequence is MSNRKYFGTDGIRGRVGDAPITPDFVLKLGWAAGKVLARHGSRKIIIGKDTRISGYMLESALEAGLAAAGLSASFTGPMPTPAVAYLTRTFRAEAGIVISASHNPFYDNGIKFFSIDGTKLPDDVEEAIEAEMEKEITCVDSAELGKASRIVDAAGRYIEFCKGTFPNELSLNGLKVVVDCANGATYHIAPNVLRELGATVIAIGCEPNGVNINEEVGATDVRALQARVLAEKANLGIALDGDGDRVIMVDHEGNKVDGDQIMYIIAREGLRQGQLRGGAVGTLMSNMGLELALKQLGIPFARAKVGDRYVLEKLQEKGWRIGAENSGHVILLDKTTTGDGIVAGLQVLAAMVRNHMSLHDLCSGMKMFPQILVNVRYTAGSGDPLENETVKAVMAEVEAALGSRGRVLLRKSGTEPLIRVMVEGEDEAQVTEFAHRIADAVKAV, encoded by the coding sequence ATGAGTAATCGTAAATATTTCGGTACCGATGGGATTCGTGGGCGTGTAGGCGATGCCCCCATTACACCTGATTTTGTGCTTAAACTGGGGTGGGCTGCCGGAAAAGTGCTGGCGCGTCATGGTTCGCGTAAAATCATTATCGGTAAAGATACGCGTATTTCCGGCTATATGCTGGAGTCGGCGCTGGAGGCGGGCCTTGCCGCTGCGGGGCTGTCGGCCTCGTTTACCGGGCCGATGCCAACGCCAGCCGTCGCCTATCTGACGCGAACGTTCCGCGCCGAGGCGGGTATTGTGATCTCAGCTTCGCATAACCCATTTTATGATAACGGGATTAAATTCTTCTCTATCGATGGTACGAAACTGCCGGATGATGTGGAAGAAGCCATCGAAGCTGAAATGGAAAAAGAGATCACCTGCGTGGACTCCGCCGAACTGGGGAAAGCGAGCCGCATTGTCGACGCCGCCGGACGCTATATTGAGTTCTGTAAAGGCACCTTCCCGAACGAACTGAGTCTCAATGGACTGAAAGTGGTGGTAGATTGCGCCAACGGTGCCACCTACCATATCGCGCCAAATGTGCTGCGCGAGTTAGGGGCGACCGTTATCGCCATCGGCTGTGAGCCAAACGGGGTCAACATTAACGAAGAAGTGGGCGCAACTGACGTGCGTGCGCTGCAAGCGCGCGTGTTGGCAGAAAAAGCCAACCTCGGTATCGCGCTTGACGGCGATGGCGACCGGGTCATCATGGTTGACCATGAAGGCAATAAAGTTGATGGCGATCAGATCATGTATATCATCGCCCGTGAAGGGTTGCGACAGGGCCAGTTGCGTGGCGGCGCGGTGGGAACGTTAATGAGCAATATGGGACTGGAGCTGGCACTTAAACAGCTGGGTATTCCGTTTGCCCGGGCGAAGGTGGGTGACCGCTACGTGCTGGAAAAATTGCAGGAAAAAGGCTGGCGCATCGGCGCGGAAAACTCTGGCCATGTGATCCTGTTGGATAAAACCACAACTGGCGACGGTATTGTTGCGGGGCTACAAGTCCTCGCGGCAATGGTGCGTAATCATATGAGTCTGCACGATCTGTGCAGCGGCATGAAAATGTTCCCGCAGATTTTGGTTAATGTGCGTTATACCGCTGGTAGCGGCGATCCGCTGGAAAACGAAACGGTGAAAGCCGTGATGGCAGAGGTCGAAGCGGCGCTGGGTAGCCGTGGCCGCGTCCTGCTGCGTAAATCGGGTACCGAGCCGCTGATTCGCGTAATGGTTGAAGGCGAGGACGAAGCGCAGGTAACTGAATTCGCCCATCGTATCGCGGACGCGGTAAAAGCCGTTTAA
- the ftsH gene encoding ATP-dependent zinc metalloprotease FtsH translates to MAKNLILWLVIAVVLMSVFQSFGPSESNGRKVDYSTFLQEVNQDQVREARINGREINVTKKDSNRYTTYIPINDPKLLDNLLTKNVKVVGEPPEEPSLLASIFISWFPMLLLIGVWIFFMRQMQGGGGKGAMSFGKSKARMLTEDQIKTTFADVAGCDEAKEEVAELVEYLREPSRFQKLGGKIPKGVLMVGPPGTGKTLLAKAIAGEAKVPFFTISGSDFVEMFVGVGASRVRDMFEQAKKAAPCIIFIDEIDAVGRQRGAGLGGGHDEREQTLNQMLVEMDGFEGNEGIIVIAATNRPDVLDPALLRPGRFDRQVVVGLPDVRGREQILKVHMRRVPLATDIDAAIIARGTPGFSGADLANLVNEAALFAARGNKRVVSMVEFEKAKDKIMMGAERRSMVMTEAQKESTAYHEAGHAIIGRLVPEHDPVHKVTIIPRGRALGVTFFLPEGDAISASRQKLESQISTLYGGRLAEEIIYGVEHVSTGASNDIKVATNLARNMVTQWGFSEKLGPLLYAEEEGEVFLGRSVAKAKHMSDETARIIDQEVKALIERNYNRARQILTDNMDILHAMKDALMKYETIDAPQIDDLMARREVRPPAGWEDPNGTNNSDSNGTPQAPRPVDEPRTPNPGNTMSEQLGDK, encoded by the coding sequence ATGGCGAAAAACCTAATACTCTGGCTGGTCATTGCCGTTGTGCTGATGTCAGTATTCCAGAGCTTTGGGCCCAGCGAGTCTAATGGCCGTAAGGTGGATTACTCTACCTTCCTGCAAGAGGTCAATCAGGACCAGGTTCGCGAAGCGCGTATCAACGGACGTGAGATCAACGTTACCAAGAAAGATAGTAACCGTTACACGACTTACATTCCGATTAATGATCCGAAGCTGCTCGATAACCTGCTGACTAAAAACGTCAAGGTTGTTGGCGAACCACCCGAAGAGCCAAGCCTGCTGGCTTCTATCTTCATTTCCTGGTTCCCGATGCTGTTGCTGATTGGCGTCTGGATCTTCTTCATGCGTCAGATGCAGGGCGGTGGTGGCAAAGGCGCCATGTCGTTCGGTAAGAGCAAGGCGCGTATGCTGACGGAAGACCAGATCAAAACCACGTTTGCCGATGTCGCGGGCTGTGACGAAGCAAAAGAAGAAGTGGCGGAACTGGTTGAATATCTACGCGAACCGAGCCGCTTCCAGAAGCTGGGCGGTAAAATTCCGAAAGGCGTCCTGATGGTCGGCCCGCCGGGTACCGGTAAAACCCTGTTGGCAAAAGCCATTGCGGGGGAAGCGAAGGTGCCGTTCTTCACGATTTCCGGTTCTGACTTCGTAGAAATGTTCGTTGGTGTCGGTGCCTCTCGTGTACGTGACATGTTCGAACAGGCCAAGAAAGCGGCCCCGTGTATTATCTTCATCGATGAAATCGACGCCGTAGGCCGCCAGCGTGGCGCAGGTCTCGGCGGTGGTCATGATGAACGTGAGCAGACGTTGAACCAGATGCTGGTTGAGATGGATGGCTTTGAAGGTAATGAAGGCATTATTGTTATCGCCGCGACCAACCGTCCTGACGTCCTTGACCCTGCGCTGCTGCGTCCGGGCCGTTTCGACCGCCAGGTGGTGGTTGGCCTGCCAGACGTTCGCGGTCGTGAACAGATCCTGAAGGTGCATATGCGTCGCGTACCGCTAGCGACGGATATCGATGCGGCGATTATTGCTCGCGGTACGCCGGGCTTCTCAGGGGCGGATTTGGCGAACCTGGTTAACGAAGCGGCGCTGTTTGCCGCACGCGGTAATAAGCGCGTAGTGTCGATGGTCGAGTTCGAAAAAGCGAAAGACAAAATCATGATGGGGGCGGAACGACGCTCCATGGTGATGACGGAAGCGCAGAAAGAATCCACCGCGTATCACGAAGCGGGCCACGCAATTATCGGTCGCCTGGTGCCGGAACACGATCCGGTACATAAGGTAACAATTATTCCGCGTGGACGTGCGTTGGGCGTGACCTTCTTCCTGCCTGAAGGCGACGCGATCAGCGCCAGCCGTCAGAAGCTGGAAAGCCAGATCTCTACCCTGTACGGCGGTCGTCTGGCGGAAGAGATTATTTACGGGGTCGAACATGTTTCCACCGGTGCGTCGAACGATATTAAAGTCGCGACCAACCTGGCGCGTAATATGGTGACCCAGTGGGGCTTCTCGGAAAAACTCGGTCCGTTGTTGTATGCGGAAGAAGAGGGCGAGGTGTTCCTTGGCCGTAGCGTCGCAAAAGCGAAACATATGTCCGATGAAACCGCGCGTATCATCGACCAGGAAGTGAAAGCGCTGATTGAACGTAACTACAATCGCGCTCGTCAGATCCTGACTGACAATATGGATATTTTGCACGCGATGAAAGATGCGCTGATGAAATATGAAACCATCGACGCGCCGCAAATTGATGACCTGATGGCGCGTCGTGAAGTGCGTCCGCCTGCGGGCTGGGAAGATCCAAACGGTACCAATAACTCTGACAGCAATGGCACGCCTCAGGCACCGCGTCCGGTTGATGAACCACGCACGCCGAACCCGGGCAACACGATGTCAGAGCAACTGGGCGACAAATAA
- the secG gene encoding preprotein translocase subunit SecG: protein MYEALLVVFLIVAIGLVGLIMLQQGKGADMGASFGAGASATLFGSSGSGNFMTRMTAVLATLFFIISLVLGNINSNKTNKGSEWENLSAPAKTEQTQPAAPAQPTSDIPR, encoded by the coding sequence ATGTACGAAGCTCTTTTAGTTGTTTTCCTTATTGTGGCAATTGGCCTTGTTGGTCTGATTATGCTGCAGCAAGGTAAAGGCGCTGATATGGGAGCCTCCTTCGGAGCAGGCGCTTCCGCTACGCTGTTTGGTTCAAGTGGTTCTGGTAACTTCATGACCCGAATGACGGCAGTACTGGCGACGCTGTTCTTCATCATCAGTCTGGTGCTGGGTAACATCAATAGCAACAAGACCAATAAAGGAAGTGAGTGGGAAAACCTGAGCGCGCCAGCTAAAACTGAGCAAACTCAGCCAGCTGCACCGGCTCAGCCGACCAGCGATATCCCGCGCTAA
- the yhbY gene encoding ribosome assembly RNA-binding protein YhbY: MNLSTKQKQHLKGLAHPLKPVVMLGNNGLTEGVLAEIEQALEHHELIKVKIASEDRETKTLIVDAIVRETGACNVQVIGKTLVLYRPTKERKISLPR; the protein is encoded by the coding sequence ATGAATCTGAGTACTAAACAAAAACAGCACCTAAAAGGTCTGGCACATCCGCTCAAGCCTGTTGTTATGCTTGGCAATAATGGTTTGACCGAAGGGGTACTGGCCGAGATTGAACAAGCGTTAGAGCACCATGAACTTATCAAGGTGAAAATCGCCTCGGAAGATCGCGAAACAAAAACCTTGATCGTGGACGCTATCGTGCGCGAAACCGGTGCCTGTAACGTACAGGTCATCGGTAAAACGCTGGTGCTGTATCGCCCGACTAAAGAGCGTAAAATCTCGCTGCCGCGCTAA